In one Lolium rigidum isolate FL_2022 chromosome 3, APGP_CSIRO_Lrig_0.1, whole genome shotgun sequence genomic region, the following are encoded:
- the LOC124695379 gene encoding F-box/LRR-repeat protein At3g58900-like yields MSALTSINLGRKCVRGKNDGNDRLSSLPDALLHHVMSFLPMAEVVRTSILSARWRNLWASTPFIHIDRQELLNEIEWTEEDTEDMHESFVDHLLLLRDGTVSLDEARILISRDDRGKSSAWIRYAIKHNARLLHVYGAHRRVQLDGIAMCPSQYLKRIRLESVYLVHGFFTPLNYNFPMLEHLELERCVIACAKAEISSRSLKVLHMTHCFHIYSLLICATNLTHISIIDPWCNSDPVVTRDLASLVTASIALSGCHIHNSVEKIVDHRLLDGLSHATKLELHAPSPELAFERGLQTCLTLSNLTSLVLGDWCMAADLYPLFYILHRSPNLKELCFKLKMEQCRICKKAESASLPARNTLPVRGYPCIERIKIYCSKDDPRVGTLVQALLPIFIPDGKISIDDR; encoded by the exons ATGTCGGCACTAACGTCCATTAACCTTGGCCGCAAGTGTGTGCGAGGCAAAAACGATGGCAATGACAGGCTCAGCAGCCTTCCTGACGCGCTGTTGCACCACGTGATGTCCTTCCTGCCTATGGCGGAGGTTGTGCGCACGAGTATTCTCTCTGCTAGGTGGCGCAATCTCTGGGCCTCTACGCCATTCATTCACATTGACCGCCAGGAATTGCTGAATGAAATTGAGTGGACAGAGGAGGACACCGAGGACATGCATGAAAGTTTTGTGGACCATTTGCTGCTCTTGCGTGATGGGACTGTTTCCTTGGATGAGGCCCGGATCCTCATCAGCCGTGATGACAGAGGCAAGTCTTCTGCATGGATTCGCTATGCCATCAAGCACAATGCTCGTTTGCTTCATGTTTATGGAGCCCACAGACGTGTCCAATTGGATGGCATAGCGATGTGTCCTTCTCAGTATCTCAAGAGAATAAGGCTCGAATCTGTCTATTTGGTCCATGGGTTCTTCACGCCGCTAAACTACAACTTTCCTATGCTCGAGCATTTAGAGCTGGAGCGATGTGTTATTGCCTGCGCAAAGGCTGAGATCTCATCGAGGTCACTCAAGGTTCTGCATATGACTCATTGCTTTCATATATACAGTCTCCTGATTTGTGCCACCAACCTTACCCATATTTCTATCATTGATCCATGGTGTAACTCCGATCCTGTAGTAACCAGGGATTTGGCTTCTCTAGTAACAGCTTCGATTGCCCTATCTGGTTGCCACATTCATAACAGTGTAGAAAAAATAGTGGATCATCGTCTACTTGATGGACTTTCACATGCCACAAAATTGGAGTTGCATGCACCATCACCTGAG CTCGCATTCGAGAGAGGTTTGCAAACATGCCTGACGTTGAGTAACCTGACAAGTTTGGTGCTGGGTGATTGGTGCATGGCTGCTGACTTGTACCCTCTCTTCTACATTCTCCATCGCTCGCCCAATCTGAAGGAGCTATGTTTTAAGCTCAAGATG GAGCAATGTAGAATATGCAAGAAGGCTGAATCTGCTTCATTGCCAGCAAGGAACACACTACCAGTCCGGGGCTATCCCTGTATCGAGAGAATCAAGATATACTGCAGCAAAGATGATCCGAGGGTCGGCACGCTAGTGCAGGCATTGCTACCGATCTTCATCCCAGATGGGAAAATCAGTATCGACGATCGCTAA